From the Ammoniphilus sp. CFH 90114 genome, the window GCGGTGGCTTCGTCAGGGCCGAGAATTGCAACTGATAGCTTGGGCTGCTGTATTCTATTGTGTTCGTTGGATTTTATGTGCACTCTTAGCGGATCCGGTTCTGGTAACTTATCTTCAATTATTTCATGGCCTATCCTTTGCTATCTATTATTTAGCTTCTTTACAATATTTGTATAGATTAATTCCCCCAGAGTTGAAATCCACAGGTCAGACGGTTTTTGCTGCCGTATTCTTCGGTTTCGCAGGGATTGTCGGCTCGCTTATAGCGGGTTGGATTTTTGAGGCTTACAACGGTCAATTCCTCTATATAACAATGACTGCATTCTCACTTATGGGATTAGTATTGGTATTTATTACTATGTTCCGTGAGCGTACAATGAGTAGACAATAAATACATAATAAGAGGTGAACAATGATGAGAATGGTCGATTTGATTCAAAAGAAGAGAGATGGACTCGAGTTAACAAAGTCAGAGATTGATTTTATTATTGAAGGTTATACGCAAGGAGCCATTCCAGACTATCAAGTTTCAGCATGGGCTATGTCTGTGTTCTTCCAAGGAATGAATCCACGAGAAATAGCCGATCTAACCATGGCTATGGTCAAGTCAGGCGATGAAGTTGATCTATCCGCTATCGAGGGTATTAAAGTTGATAAGCATAGCACGGGTGGGGTAGGAGATACAACAACCTTAGTTTTAGGTCCCCTCGTTGCAGCAGCAGGTGTTCCCGTTGCTAAAATGTCAGGTAGAGGACTAGGGCATACAGGAGGTACCATTGATAAATTAGAAGCGATAGATGGATTTCATACAGAAATTACAAAAGAGGAATTCATCAAGATCGTCAATGAAATTAAAGTAGCGGTTGTTGGCCAAAGTGGGAACTTAACCCCAGCAGATAAGAAGCTTTATGGTCTAAGAGATGTAACGGCTACTGTAAATTCAATTCCCTTAATAGCAAGCTCCATTATGAGTAAGAAGATCGCCTCTGGAGCAGATGCCATTGTGCTGGATGTAAAAACGGGTGACGGGGCGTTCATGAAAACCTTGGAGGGTTCTAAAGAACTTGCTCGTACTATGGTGGAGATTGGCAAGCGCGTAGGAAGGAATACAGTTGCTGTCATTAGCGATATGAATCAGCCATTGGGCTTCGCTGTTGGAAACGCGTTAGAAGTGAAAGAGGCCATTGATACCTTGCGTGGGCATGGACCAGAAGATCTTACAGAATTATGCTTAGTCTTGGGAGCCCATATGGTTGTGCTGGCTAAAAAGGAAGATGATTTTGATATGGCTTATAACCGACTCAAGAAAATTCTTGCATCAGGGGAAGCAATATCAAAACTCAAAGAGTTTATTCAAGCTCAAGGAGGAAATCCGGAGGTCGTTGATCATCCAGAGAGACTCCCTCAATCAAAGTATCAAGTTGAAGTGAAAACCGCTTCTACAGGATATGTGAAGTCAATCAAAGCAGAAGAAATTGGCCATATCGCAATGATGCTTGGAGCAGGGCGTAAGACAAAGGAAGATTCCATTGATCTAGCCGTAGGGGTTGAGCTGAAGAAGAAAGTGGGCGACCCTGTACAAGAAGGAGACGTTCTAGCGGTTCTACATGCGAACACAGAGGATGAAATGGAAGAATGGGTCACTAAGACCACTCATGCCTATGCGATTCAACAAGAGCAGGTGTCAGCCCTGCCATTGATATATGATGTAATCGAGTAACAGCAGGAGGATTCAAACGTGAGAGAGATTATTTTATCTATTATCGCCGGTATTCTCGTCGGTGTTATCTTTAAATTATTAAAGCTCCCCATTCCAGCACCACCGGTATTACCGGCGGTCTTGGGAATCTTTGGGCTTTACCTGGGAGGAAAGCTGGTCGAGGTCGCCCTTCGGATGTGGGGAAAGTAGGCTAGTAAGCAAGCTTAAGGTTGAACAGATTACTCACTAATTTGTTCAACCTTTATTCACTTTCTCTCAGCTCTGAGATTCATATGTATCGCAAGCTGCGATAATGAACTAGTTGCCATGGATACTTCTTGAATAGAAGTTACAATTAAGTCCAGATCGCGTTTGTTGTTTCCAAACATTTCGATGTAATATTTCACCTCGTTATTTGTCCTCTGTAATTCAACCTGTACCTCTTTAACAGAACCAACTGTATCTTCAGCTGAGTAAGTCATACGATTTAGCCTTTCCTCAATATGTTGCATACTTCCTGTACTCTCAGCTACTAACTGGCTAATAATACTATTGGTTTGTTTAGTCGCTTCCGCCAATTTGCGAACTTCATTGGCTACAACTGAGAATCCTCTACCGTGCTCCCCAGCACGTGCAGCTTCAATGGAAGCATTAAGGGCCAAGAGATTGGTTTGGTTTGTAATTCCTTCTATATCCTTGGACATGTTGATGACTCTGCGCAATAAAGTCGATAATTCCTCTACTTCATTAACCATATCAGAAATGTCAGTTCTTAACTCTAATATTTTTTCTTCTGTTTTGCACATGTTTTCTATACTTTGTTCAGTTAAGTGGAACAGTTGTTTGCTGCTATACAAGGTATTATCTGTTTCTTCAATGACTTTTTGAGCTTTCTGACATGTATCCACGGATGCAGATTCCGTTTGTTGGATTGAGGCAGCTATTTGTTGACTCATCTCTAATAGCTCTGATTGGGTTTGTTTTTGTTCACTTAATAAATTTTCAATTACAGACATTCTAGCGTTAAGGTATTCCTCTGCAATGATTTGCGAGTCAAGGTTAATAAATCCGGTAACAGCAAGTAAAGCAGTTGATAATTCTTTTGGATCATCTTTTAAGGTTTCTACTAACTGTGGAATCAAGTAAGAATTAATCGTTTGATAGGTGGCAAGAAACCAGTCAATAGGAAGTGTTACTTGATTATGCTTATTTCCAATTTGTTTACGGTAGCGAAAGTAGGAGTCGTCAAGCTTTCCAGAGAATAATGTTTCAATATAGTGCATAAACACGGATTTCAATCTTTGTCTAGAAGAATGCTGATTGGCGACTTCTTGAATTATTGTTGTTTCAAAAACGGTGTCCAATATGGTTTCAAATATCTTATCAGCCATTTCTAGCACAGATGGTTTTAGTTTTTGTAAGACTTCAATGTGTTCCTGCTTTAAATTCATGTAACTCAATTTGGCATTTATTTGAGCGTTATTAACCGTAATGGATTTACTAAGTCTCATATCTTGATGACTTAGTGGGTTTGGGACTGTAGTCTTTCTGAATAAAGAGAAGGGGCATTTCATAGAACTCACCGTTCTTTCTTTTATAATGTATAATTTTAGTCTATTATTTATAATAATATTGTACATAAATTATACAAATTAACAAGATATATTTTATTTAACAAAAAAGGTCGAGTCTCAATATTGAGACTCGACCTCTATCTAGTTACATTACCAAAATCTTATGGCTCCACAATACTTCTGTAAGTACTTGCCTTCCCACAGTGGTTGGATTTTCACCACGTAATTAGAATTGGAAGCATGAAGGAAGTCTCCCTCTCCAACGTAAATTCCAACATGGTCGACAAACCCTCGTTCATTTGCAAAATAAACAAGATCTCCTGCTTGCAATTCTTCTTTACTTACTTCAAAACCATGCTCTTTTCCAAATTTGAACTGGGCAGATGCATCGCGTGGAATAAGAATGCCATTCGCCTTGTGCATGTTATGGGAGAATCCGGAGCAATCAAAGCCAAAGCTTGACATGCCTGACCATAAATAGGGTAAATCTAAGAACTGTTTTCCTGCTTCAACAATATCTGCCCCCATACGTTTCTCTAGCATCGGATAAGGAGCTTTCAAGTGAGGAAGCTCGACCTGATGCGGCTCCTGGCGAATGGTTACCTCATCGAAAGACAGCCATCCCTCTTTTCCGGATGGTAACTTGACGTAAATCTTTTCTCCCTCATGTTTTAATAGAGGAAGGCGGGTAAGATAGGATAAGGATACCTTCGATTGTTCCGTATTTAATGTGGCCTGAGCCGCAGTTACCCAGACACTTGGAGAGCTTGAATAAAGGTGATGGTAGGCTTCGTCATATCCAAGCTGACGAGTTGGAACCCATCCCGGATAACCAGTTTCATTCTTTGGGGTATATTGGTCTGGAATCAGAATGTGACTCCAGTCTCCGGATTCTTCTGTAATCAGTACCTGAGTACCTAGCAGTACTTGGGTTTGAAGAATATTTTCATCAATGAACCAGATGCGATCCTGGTGAGTAAGTCCGGATAACCATGCTGGGATATCGGTTGGAGACGTTGTGGCTGTGTAATCCAGCTCGCGGGGAAGATCCGGCTTGGTCCAGACGGTTGCGACGTTTACGTTAATATAAGCGGTCTTCATGCTGTTCCACCTTTCTGTTAAAAAAAGTTAACTTAAACAGTATATCTTGTACGCTTTCGTTTGGAAACGGTTATGACTAATAGTATAATGTTTTCATTATGTTTAGGATAGGAGAGAAAGGTATGTCGAGTAATCAGGTAGTGGAACTTATCGCCACTTCCACTTTTGGTCTGGAGTCCGTTGTGGGGGAGGAAGTTAAAGCCCTAGGATATGAAAATGCTGTAGTGGAAAATGGGAAAGTTACCTTCAAGGCGGGGATTGAAGCCATTCCGAAGGCGAATTTGTGGCTTCGTACGGCGGATCGAATACGGCTTAAGATCGGGGAATTTGAAGCGAGAACATTTGACGAGCTTTTTGAAAAAACAAAAGCCTTACCATGGTCTGACTGGTTACCGGAAAATGCCGAATTTCCCGTAGATGGGAAATCGGTAAAATCAACGTTGTTTTCCATATCGGATTGCCAAGCCATCGTGAAGAAGGCCATTGTTGAGCATATGAAGCAAAAGTACAAGAAAGAATGGTTTGAGGAAAGTGGTCCTCTATATCGAATAGAAGTGTCTGTCCTTAAAGATGTTGCTACTCTAACCATCGATACAAGTGGGACAGCACTACATAAAAGAGGGTACCGAACTTTAATTGGGGGAGCCCCGTTAAAAGAAACCATGGCAGCGGCTCTCATCCTTCTTTCTCGTTGGAAGCCGGATAGTGTACTGATTGATCCATTTTGTGGGTCCGGTACTATTCCTATTGAAGCGGCTCTAATCGGACAAAATATTGCACCGGGAATGAACCGAGAATTTGCTTCTGAGAATTGGCCGGTCATCCCAAAAGAAATTTGGAGAGAGGCTAGGAAGGAGACCCATGATCTTGCCCGATACGATCAACCGCTTCAGATTATAGGTACAGACTATGACGACGAAGTTCTACAGATTGCCCGCACTAATGCTGAGGAAGCGATGGTAAGTGAGCATATCCACTTCCAGCGGATGTCGGTATCTGAACTTAGATCGAAGAAGAAATACGGAAAGATTATTTGTAATCCACCTTATGGGGAACGGCTAGGGGAAGAAAAGGAAGTAGAGAGATTATATCGCGAAATGGGACAAGTATTCCAAGCGCTTGATACCTGGTCCTATTATGTTATTACGTCTAATGAGAAATTTGAAGAGTTATTCGGCAAGCGGGCTAGCAAAAAGAGAAAGTTATTCAACGGGAATATAAAAGTTGATTATTATCAATACTTTGGCCCAAGACCACCACGGCCAAGTAGAGAAGGGGAAGAGCAGCGTGGATGAGTTTTTTAGGAGAAGGAGAAACAACAAGCCCTTATACTATATCATGATGGGCTTTCTAGTTTTAGGGGGATTATTGATCGCAGCAGGCGTGTGGTTTGTGCTCAGCGTATAAATAAAAGAGAAGAGGGTGTCCCAAAGGGGCACCCTTCTTCTTATTCTAGGATCTCACAAAGTAGGCTTCATGCTCAGTATTTAATTCTTCCTGTCCGTACACAGGCCACCAGCGGAAGCCATCTTGTCCGAGCATCTCGGTAGAAGCTTGAGGTCCCCACGTTCCTGCTGCGTACGAATGAATCTCTGTTTTTCCTTGTTGAAAGGCAGCGGAGATCGGATCAACAAACTTCCAAGCCAACGAAACCTCGTCCCAACGGGTAAAATAGGTAGAATCTCCTTCAAGACAATCGTGCAACAATCGCTCATAAGCCTCAGGTGAATTGATTCCCGCTTCGCAGTTCTGGCAGAAATCAAGAGGAATCGGAGAGACCACGCCATCGGTTCCTGGCTTTTTAACGTTCATTTTAAAATAAATACCTTCTTGAGGGTGTATTCTGATACTTAACAAATTAGGCTCTAAATTGCCATGCTTGTTGAAATAGAGGTTCTTAGGCAATGTCTTAAACTGAATAATGATTTCGGTGGATTTATTAGGCATCCTTTTTCCTGTGCGAATGTAGAAGGGAACGCCGGCCCAACGGAAATTATCGATATATAATTTGGCGGAAACGAAGGTTTCGGTTGAGGAAAGAGGAGCTACACCTGGCTCTTCTCGATATCCACTCACTTCTTTTCCGGCAATGATGCCCCGATCATACTGTCCACGGATGACGTAGTCTTTCACCTCATCGACAGGAAATCTCCGAAGAGAACGAAGTACTTTTACTTTTTCATCACGGATGGCTTCTGTTTCAAGGCGGCTGGGCGGCTCCATCGCGATCATCGTAACCATTTGAAGCATGTGGTTTTGTACCATGTCTCGTAAAGCGCCAGACTTTTCGTAGTATCCTCCTCGCTCTTCCACCCCTACGGTCTCACTCGAGGTAATTTGGACATTGGCAATGTAATTATTGTTCCATAATGGTTCAAAGAAAGAATTGGCAAATCGAATGACTTCAATATTTTGAATCATTTCTTTTCCAAGGTAATGGTCAATCCTGTAGATTTCTTCTTCACGGAACACGGATCGAATCTTATCATTCAGTTCGTTTGCTGAGCGATAGTCCTGGCCAAAAGGCTTTTCTATCACAAGTCGCTTCCATCCGTCCGTTTCTAAGAGGTTGCTGTCCTTTAGATTAAAGGAGACGGTACCGAATAACTCAGGAGAGATCGCTAAGTAAAAGACTCGGTTGCCTGGTATCATAAATCTAGCTTCGGCTTCCGTTAAGGACACTCTTAATTTGGCGTAGCTTTCGGAATTCTGGAGATCAACACTAACGTAATCGAGATGCTTGGAAAATTGCTCCCAGGTTTCTTCTTGATCTTCTTTATACCGACCAAATTGCTTCAGGGATTGCCATACATGTTCGCGGAACATCTCGTTTGTCCAGTCTTTTCTGGCAACACCGATCACGCTGAATTTCTCAGGCAGCATTCCACGTCGATAGAGACTGTAGAGAGCTGGATATAATTTCCTCTTTGCGAGGTCTCCGGTGGCTCCAAATAAGATGATGGAAGATGGATCAATAGGTGATTGTTGCATATATTCCTCCGTAACAATGAATCTTAATGGTTATCTTTCCTATTATGGACCGATTTTATAAATCACTTGGGAGCAATTGAATGGCATCTCCAGCCATAAACATTGATCCAGTGAAGAATATTCCGTCCGAGATTGTGGCCTTTGACAAGGCATAAGCATACGCTTGTTCAAGAGTCGGAAAAGTAAGGGCATGCATTTGGTTTCTGTGACAATAATCGGCTAATTCTTGTGGATCCTTTAGTCTAATTATATTGCTGTGTGGAGCAAATAAAAAGACGGCCCTTATTCCTTCAAAATTTTGCATCATGTCTTCGATCCTCTTATCTTGTGAAAAACCCAGAATAAAATAATGAGTCTCACATCCAAATTTGCGAACAGTTTCACAAAAACGTCTGATCTCCTCTTCGTTATGCGCCCCGTCTATGACGGTAAGCGGAGACTCTTTGACAATTTGAAACCGTCCAGGCAGCTGAGTATGAAGAAGTGCTTCCATTATTTTATCTTGTTTAAGAGGAAACCCCATCTCGTGTAGAAGAAGACTGCATTTAATGGCTAAGGCGGAGTTGCTCCATTGAAACTCTCCTGCAACACGAAGTTGATAGGGGAGTATTAGCCCTTTTTCCATATAGTTTTCTTTTTCGGTGGAGAAATCCTCACCTAAGCAGTACAGTGGAGCCTTTTTCTTTTGTGCTTCCACTTTTAACACTTCTAAGGCTTCGGGAACGCTTGTCCCTGTAATAACGGGAACATGATCTTTTATGACGCCGGATTTGTCATACGCGATCTGTTCAAACGAATGCCCGAGAACCGCTTCATGATCTTTAAAGACATTCGTAATGATCGATACAATGGGAGTAAAAAAAGAACTCGGATCATTGTAGCCGCCTATTCCCGTCTCCACTAAGACAAAGTCTAGTTTCTCTTGTAAGAAAAGGTGAAGTCCTGTCATAAGAAAAACCTGATTATAGTTTAAGGCACCTAACGAATGGCTCTCCGTTGGTTCTACAGATTCGAGGAAGGAAGGTAGAAGTTCATTTATTTTGCCTAAAATGACTCTCTCAGACATTGCTTTTCTATTGATCTGAATCCTTTCATTAAAGGAAGATAAATGGGGACTCTGTATTAAACCTACTCGAAACCCATGAGACTCTAGAATGGAGGATAGAAATAAAGTGGTAGATCCTTTCCCACAGGTTCCCGTAATCAGGATTAGGGGAATCGAGTAAGGAAGAAGCCCTGTTTTTTCAGCTAATGTAGCAACGAGTCTTCTTTTCTCTTCCGGACTTGCAAAAAGACGTTTACTCGCTAATTCCCTTAGTAGTTCCTCTGCAGTCATTTGAGATGCCTCCGGCAACTTATTTGAGCAAGTAATATTATAGCTTAAAAAGAAGAGCTTACCAATGTATTTGTCTTTGAAGTGAAGGTAGCTTTTACTTGTTTTTTCCGGTATTATGAAATAATGATGAAAAGAGAAAAAAGAGGTGTACAAGCATGTCTATGGTAAAGATTGAACTGAAGGACGGCAGTGTGCGCGAGGTCGAGGCTGGCATTAATTTGCGTGACCTAGCAGGCCAGATTTCTTCCAAGTTAAAAAAGGAATCTGTAGTGGGAAGTATCAATGGAACGTTGGTTGAATTGACAACTCCGATTACAGAAGACTGTCATATACAGTTGTTTACAGCAGAGGATGCAGAAGGACTTGAAGTTCTTCGACATTCAACGGCACACTTAATGGCTCAAGCGATTCAGCGACTCTGGCCAGGAGTTAAGCTAGCAATCGGTCCTGTGATCGAAGACGGGTTCTATTATGATATGTCTGGGAGAACCTTCTCTTCTGAGGAGTTTGATCAGATTGAGAAAGAAATGCAAAGTATCATAAAAGAGAATTTGAAGATTGAAAGAAAAGAAATTTCTCGCAATGAGGCTCTCCAATACTTCCAAGAACGCGAGGATAAGTACAAGGTCGAAATCATTAATGATTTACCCGAGGAGACAACATTAACGCTTTATACACAGGGGGATTTTACGGACTTATGCCGTGGACCGCATGTTCCATCGACTGGATACCTCAAAGTATTTAAGCTTATGTCGTTGTCAGCTGCTTACTGGCGTGGGGATGCAAAGAATGATTCTCTCACCCGAATCTATGGTACAGCTTGGCCGAAAAAGGAGCAATTAGCCGAGTATCTTGATCGCTTAGAGCAAGCACGTCGTCGCGATCATCGTCGAATCGGTAAAGAAATGAAGATCTTCTCAGCAACTCCGGAGATCGGTCCTGGATTGCCATTATGGTTGCCTAATGGAGCGAAGATCCGCCGCACGCTTGAGCGATATATTGTAGATTTAGAAGAAAGTCTCGGTTATGATCACGTCTATACTCCAGTTATTGCGAATGTTGACTTGTATAAGACGTCCGGTCACTGGGAGCATTACCAAGAAGATATGTTCCCGCCAATGGAAATGGACAACGAAATGTTCGTTCTACGTCCGATGAACTGTCCGCACCATATGATGGTGTATAAATCGGAGAAGCATAGCTATCGCGACTTGCCTATCCGAATTGCCGAGCTTGGTACGATGCACCGCTATGAAGCGTCTGGTGCCGTTTCCGGTTTACAGCGTGTTCGCGCTATGACACTCAATGATGCCCATATCTTCTGTCGTCCAGATCAAATTCAAGAGGAATTCAGTCGTGTTGTTCAATTAATCCAACAAGCTTATAAGGATTTGAATATCACGGATTACTGGTTCCGTTTGTCATATCGTGATCCAGAGGATAAGGAAAAGTACGTCCAAAATGACGAACTATGGGAAATGGCTCAATCTATGCTGAAGAATGCGATGGATAACCTTGGTCTGCCGTATAAGGAAGTAGAAGGGGAAGCAGCTTTCTACGGCCCGAAGCTTGACGTTATGGTAAAGACAGCCATTGGTAAAGACGAAACGCTATCAACAGCTCAATTAGACTTCTTACTTCCAGAGAGATTCCAGCTTGAGTACATTGGAGATGATGACAAACCACATCGTCCAGTTGTTATTCACCGTGGTATTCTTTCTACAATGGAACGTCTAACGGCTTACTTGATTGAAGTTTACGAAGGCAAGTTCCCGCTTTGGATATCTCCAACTCAAGTGAAGGTCTTAACCATTAGCAACGATTTAGCCGGATATGCGGAAGAAGTCGTACAAAAGTTGAAGCGAGTTGGCATCCGTGTAGAACTCGATAATCGTAACGAGAAAATTGGATATAAGATTAGACAAGCTCAGCTAGAGAAGATGCCATATATGGCAGTAATCGGGAAAGCTGAAGCAGAAAATGGACAAGTGGCTGTGCGTAAGAGAGATCAGGGTGACCTAGGTACGATGGCACTTCATGACTTTGTCCAACAACTAATCGAGGAAATTGCAGAGAAGAAGTAAGGATAATGGAAACAGCCCTCGCGTGATAATAGCGGGGGCTGTTTTGTTATGGTTGTCTACTGGTTTTGGAAGAACGGAAGAAAGTCGGTAGCTAAGCTTGATTTTCCGATTCGAGTATTGGTTTCTTTAAATTGAATAATAAACTATATACCATAATCACGTTCACGGCCCATAAGGAGAATAATATAGAGAGATTATTAAACTCAATGGACGAATAACCATTCAACTTCATGACCATTAGTGACTGAAGATAGATGAGAATGAAGCCAGCAATAATGGATAAGGCGATTTTATGCATCCATTCTTTCCTCCTGTAAAAGTTCTTATTTAAGTCACATTATATATATAAAAACGTCAAAAAACAGCTCTTGAAGTAGAGGGGGTTTTATGGGTGTGAACAGATTGCAAATAAAATATAAGAGGTTGCAAATAAATAAAGTATTTTTGCAAATATCCATCCTCAACTTACTTGAAAAACATCCCCGATCTCTAGGAGATATGGATGCCCTACCTGTAATTCAATGACATAATAAGCTTCCTTCACATAGGGGCTGATCCGCCAAGGTCTTAAGTCTTTTACTATCCGAATAACTACACCTTCTTGGTTTAGAAAGTAAACATCGATAGGGAACCGCATGAAAAACATATGTACTTGTTTGGTTCTATTGAATAATATTCCACGCTGGATTGTTCCCCTTCCCATTAGCCCGAAAAATCTCCTAGCAAAAGTAAAAGCTGTTTCGAGTTCTATTGTTAAATTTTGTTCCGTATTTCGCTTGGTATAGTGAAAAGATTGAATCTTCACTTTCATCACATCCAGATTCTAATTTTTTCTACCATAATGGAAAATAAGATAAAGCACAAGTTCATAATTCTGTCAGACTTTCGAGAGAAATAGAACTGGAATCATATATCTAATTTACCATCTAGGTAAATAGTTGGAATTCCAATGTCAAACATTGTAAAAATAACAGGAACTTTGTCGGATTATAAATAGCCGTATTTCCCACTAAGATAGAGACATAAACAACCGAAAGGGCAAACTTGAGGAAACTCA encodes:
- a CDS encoding pyrimidine-nucleoside phosphorylase; the encoded protein is MRMVDLIQKKRDGLELTKSEIDFIIEGYTQGAIPDYQVSAWAMSVFFQGMNPREIADLTMAMVKSGDEVDLSAIEGIKVDKHSTGGVGDTTTLVLGPLVAAAGVPVAKMSGRGLGHTGGTIDKLEAIDGFHTEITKEEFIKIVNEIKVAVVGQSGNLTPADKKLYGLRDVTATVNSIPLIASSIMSKKIASGADAIVLDVKTGDGAFMKTLEGSKELARTMVEIGKRVGRNTVAVISDMNQPLGFAVGNALEVKEAIDTLRGHGPEDLTELCLVLGAHMVVLAKKEDDFDMAYNRLKKILASGEAISKLKEFIQAQGGNPEVVDHPERLPQSKYQVEVKTASTGYVKSIKAEEIGHIAMMLGAGRKTKEDSIDLAVGVELKKKVGDPVQEGDVLAVLHANTEDEMEEWVTKTTHAYAIQQEQVSALPLIYDVIE
- a CDS encoding XapX domain-containing protein codes for the protein MREIILSIIAGILVGVIFKLLKLPIPAPPVLPAVLGIFGLYLGGKLVEVALRMWGK
- a CDS encoding globin-coupled sensor protein, with protein sequence MKCPFSLFRKTTVPNPLSHQDMRLSKSITVNNAQINAKLSYMNLKQEHIEVLQKLKPSVLEMADKIFETILDTVFETTIIQEVANQHSSRQRLKSVFMHYIETLFSGKLDDSYFRYRKQIGNKHNQVTLPIDWFLATYQTINSYLIPQLVETLKDDPKELSTALLAVTGFINLDSQIIAEEYLNARMSVIENLLSEQKQTQSELLEMSQQIAASIQQTESASVDTCQKAQKVIEETDNTLYSSKQLFHLTEQSIENMCKTEEKILELRTDISDMVNEVEELSTLLRRVINMSKDIEGITNQTNLLALNASIEAARAGEHGRGFSVVANEVRKLAEATKQTNSIISQLVAESTGSMQHIEERLNRMTYSAEDTVGSVKEVQVELQRTNNEVKYYIEMFGNNKRDLDLIVTSIQEVSMATSSLSQLAIHMNLRAERK
- a CDS encoding C40 family peptidase, with amino-acid sequence MKTAYINVNVATVWTKPDLPRELDYTATTSPTDIPAWLSGLTHQDRIWFIDENILQTQVLLGTQVLITEESGDWSHILIPDQYTPKNETGYPGWVPTRQLGYDEAYHHLYSSSPSVWVTAAQATLNTEQSKVSLSYLTRLPLLKHEGEKIYVKLPSGKEGWLSFDEVTIRQEPHQVELPHLKAPYPMLEKRMGADIVEAGKQFLDLPYLWSGMSSFGFDCSGFSHNMHKANGILIPRDASAQFKFGKEHGFEVSKEELQAGDLVYFANERGFVDHVGIYVGEGDFLHASNSNYVVKIQPLWEGKYLQKYCGAIRFW
- a CDS encoding class I SAM-dependent RNA methyltransferase, which produces MSSNQVVELIATSTFGLESVVGEEVKALGYENAVVENGKVTFKAGIEAIPKANLWLRTADRIRLKIGEFEARTFDELFEKTKALPWSDWLPENAEFPVDGKSVKSTLFSISDCQAIVKKAIVEHMKQKYKKEWFEESGPLYRIEVSVLKDVATLTIDTSGTALHKRGYRTLIGGAPLKETMAAALILLSRWKPDSVLIDPFCGSGTIPIEAALIGQNIAPGMNREFASENWPVIPKEIWREARKETHDLARYDQPLQIIGTDYDDEVLQIARTNAEEAMVSEHIHFQRMSVSELRSKKKYGKIICNPPYGERLGEEKEVERLYREMGQVFQALDTWSYYVITSNEKFEELFGKRASKKRKLFNGNIKVDYYQYFGPRPPRPSREGEEQRG
- the zwf gene encoding glucose-6-phosphate dehydrogenase; amino-acid sequence: MQQSPIDPSSIILFGATGDLAKRKLYPALYSLYRRGMLPEKFSVIGVARKDWTNEMFREHVWQSLKQFGRYKEDQEETWEQFSKHLDYVSVDLQNSESYAKLRVSLTEAEARFMIPGNRVFYLAISPELFGTVSFNLKDSNLLETDGWKRLVIEKPFGQDYRSANELNDKIRSVFREEEIYRIDHYLGKEMIQNIEVIRFANSFFEPLWNNNYIANVQITSSETVGVEERGGYYEKSGALRDMVQNHMLQMVTMIAMEPPSRLETEAIRDEKVKVLRSLRRFPVDEVKDYVIRGQYDRGIIAGKEVSGYREEPGVAPLSSTETFVSAKLYIDNFRWAGVPFYIRTGKRMPNKSTEIIIQFKTLPKNLYFNKHGNLEPNLLSIRIHPQEGIYFKMNVKKPGTDGVVSPIPLDFCQNCEAGINSPEAYERLLHDCLEGDSTYFTRWDEVSLAWKFVDPISAAFQQGKTEIHSYAAGTWGPQASTEMLGQDGFRWWPVYGQEELNTEHEAYFVRS
- a CDS encoding folylpolyglutamate synthase/dihydrofolate synthase family protein; the encoded protein is MTAEELLRELASKRLFASPEEKRRLVATLAEKTGLLPYSIPLILITGTCGKGSTTLFLSSILESHGFRVGLIQSPHLSSFNERIQINRKAMSERVILGKINELLPSFLESVEPTESHSLGALNYNQVFLMTGLHLFLQEKLDFVLVETGIGGYNDPSSFFTPIVSIITNVFKDHEAVLGHSFEQIAYDKSGVIKDHVPVITGTSVPEALEVLKVEAQKKKAPLYCLGEDFSTEKENYMEKGLILPYQLRVAGEFQWSNSALAIKCSLLLHEMGFPLKQDKIMEALLHTQLPGRFQIVKESPLTVIDGAHNEEEIRRFCETVRKFGCETHYFILGFSQDKRIEDMMQNFEGIRAVFLFAPHSNIIRLKDPQELADYCHRNQMHALTFPTLEQAYAYALSKATISDGIFFTGSMFMAGDAIQLLPSDL
- the thrS gene encoding threonine--tRNA ligase, coding for MSMVKIELKDGSVREVEAGINLRDLAGQISSKLKKESVVGSINGTLVELTTPITEDCHIQLFTAEDAEGLEVLRHSTAHLMAQAIQRLWPGVKLAIGPVIEDGFYYDMSGRTFSSEEFDQIEKEMQSIIKENLKIERKEISRNEALQYFQEREDKYKVEIINDLPEETTLTLYTQGDFTDLCRGPHVPSTGYLKVFKLMSLSAAYWRGDAKNDSLTRIYGTAWPKKEQLAEYLDRLEQARRRDHRRIGKEMKIFSATPEIGPGLPLWLPNGAKIRRTLERYIVDLEESLGYDHVYTPVIANVDLYKTSGHWEHYQEDMFPPMEMDNEMFVLRPMNCPHHMMVYKSEKHSYRDLPIRIAELGTMHRYEASGAVSGLQRVRAMTLNDAHIFCRPDQIQEEFSRVVQLIQQAYKDLNITDYWFRLSYRDPEDKEKYVQNDELWEMAQSMLKNAMDNLGLPYKEVEGEAAFYGPKLDVMVKTAIGKDETLSTAQLDFLLPERFQLEYIGDDDKPHRPVVIHRGILSTMERLTAYLIEVYEGKFPLWISPTQVKVLTISNDLAGYAEEVVQKLKRVGIRVELDNRNEKIGYKIRQAQLEKMPYMAVIGKAEAENGQVAVRKRDQGDLGTMALHDFVQQLIEEIAEKK
- a CDS encoding DUF192 domain-containing protein — protein: MKIQSFHYTKRNTEQNLTIELETAFTFARRFFGLMGRGTIQRGILFNRTKQVHMFFMRFPIDVYFLNQEGVVIRIVKDLRPWRISPYVKEAYYVIELQVGHPYLLEIGDVFQVS